The genomic segment TGGTGTCAGGAGGTACCCAGACTTACCCAGGCAGGCCGGGAGAGTTAGGGATTTTCCAAAGagactgacaccattatttccaggtGGATATGGAAGATGTAACCAAATATGGAAACTATGACATCATTATTTCCTGATGAAGTgaagttaattttttataaaaagaagGTGGAGAACCCACCAGCAAGGAGGAGCGATTTGGGgtataaaaaaatgatgtataGCTATGCTTAATTCAGTTGGTTTCCGAGGCTAACTCGGGTTTATTTCTCGTGAAAGAATGAACTCTATTGTATTgaactctgatcatctccagtgaGTGTTCGTGAACTCTTTGACACTCTAGTAACTCTTCACCTTCACTAAAGTTAAGTTTTGAAAGAGAGGTCCAGAGATACActctggccctgatctgggcatgtttttctcaaacaaaaatCCACCACAATATACACTCTCAATTACAACATCCAGATGCATTTCAGCATTataacactgaataaataacaTCAGCTGAGTGGAAGAAAACATCAAAGTTCACAGTTGTTCATATGTTGCTGAGCATCTCTGCAGGCCTTGCATCCTGTAACAACAAAATGGGATAAACATTTCCTTCATAATAtggtaaattttaaaatgcttgtGAATATTGTCTTTGTCATGCTGTTTAGATTTGACAAGCTTCCCTTACGCTTCTGTTTTGAACGTCTCATGAGTAATTCTGTCTTCATTTACTCCATCCGGACATTCATTAATGTCTTTTATGCCCAGTGTGGTCAgtgctgtggggggggggacaaaacaTTGCTGTCATAATATTAAATTTTGTTGTGGGCTTTGAAGTGATAATTGGATGAATTAAAAGTACCTATAGgtgatgaatgaataaacacGCTACATCATATGAAATATTGTAAGTATAACTAGTGGTTCTAGTACAGAAAAAgtgaatacatacagtatatggaaaaatgaatgcatgaaaatattgtttattgttttctctGGTGACCTTTGAATTATGTAGCCAATATAAATAACAATGATGCAGTTAATTATAATGAGAGTGTGTGCAGTGTCAGTCCCTCTACCAAAGAAAGTCTTAAAGTGTCCATGTTCTGTGCTCACCGTGCTTGTATTGTGCAAAAGTGATGTATTTTTGATTAGTGGGGTCCAGTATCCCAAAGACTGCATCCAGGTTGGACTTGTTGAACAGATTCGCCCCTTTCACGCCACTCTGTTGAGAAATCTTCAGCTGTTCCAGCTGCTCAACAAGGAACTCTCTGGGTTTCTCTGAATGAAAGAATCAATCAAAATACATCGACAGATCAATGCTATTAAGGTAGTGAAGGTTGAAATACAGAATGCTTTAGGGAAAGTTCAGAGGGAAAATTcggaaaaaaagcaacaaaatggaACCTAATATGAACAGTAATTAGTAAAAATGTAGCGATACAAAATTGATATTTAGTTAAATACACTTTACATACAATATCAACACTTAGTTATCTCAACTGGATGACTATTTGTGCTGTGTTAATAGGTGTAAGTAGCAACCTCAAAATGTAAGACACACTACAGAAGAAGACACCATGTTTTATGTTTAGTTGTGACATTTTCAGCTTATATTTTAGGTTATAGACTTCTCCTTAAGGTCTAACCATTAGAACTGTAGattatatacactcagttgtcagtttattaggtacacctagctaaaactaatgcaatctaatacaacagtcctgcaataaaatTTCCCTTCATtaagattataatgttcagtttttatttaaactgttttagagaggtgaaCTTTATGAGTATTTTaaaggatgtagtttgtggtgctgctgaccTGTATTCACCCTGACCTCGCggatataaatggggtggacaaaataaaagaaagatcTGTCAGTATtatgcacacatactgtacattcagttTGCAGCGACACCTATtttaaacagtttcaacaaaaaactgaacagcaCAGATCCAATCCAGCACAGATGCAGTTCAGTAAGGTAGATTTGCGTCTGAAAAGCTAACCACGAAAGCTGTTATGGTCTTTTAGTTACCTTGGTATGTGTGTTATAATTTGAGCTCGATCGCTAGCTATTGCGAAAACGTAGTGTTTTTCAGCACAGTGTGTTCTAATGTTGTGtctaaaacagagaaataagcTCTAACCGGGTCTGTGAAAGAAAAGCATGCTGGTCAGGTAGTCCATGAGCTcgattattttgtgttttttgagatAATCGGCGgcgtcttcttctctctgcgTCGCCATCCTTTACCAATTCACTTTTGTTTAAACCTGTTGCTATGATACGCGACGTCCAACCGTTGCGGCGCGCGCAGACACACTTGTTTGTACTTCTTTATACTTGTGAGGTCCCTCGCCGAACATCCGGTAATGAGTGACCCCAACGGTTGCCCGGACGCTAACCTGCTACCAAGTCATTGCTTGtattatgattaaaaacaaataatgatgtATTCTTCATGAGGGCTGTAACTGAGAATTATTTTCATGACTGATCAATCTCAAAATATTTCTATAAGGGACAGTGTGGCTCGCTTAGTGCGTTTAGATAGGTACGACAGTTCTTTGAAAAACGATCTAATATCGTTACgcagtatttatgtttttaacgGCCTTTAAGAAACcccatttcccataagccctagaCGTTCGCGACGGCTCCACAACAGAGGCGAGCCCGTCAGCAGGGCAGTGAGCAATGAACGCAGCAGAAGTTTCTGAAAAGCAGAGATAACAACtagaaagttaaaaacaaaaacaaaaaaagtgagttttaTGGATATGGGCGCGACCACGTTACAATGACGTAAGTAACCGCGCTGCCAGGCTTGTAGTTTCCGTCGtgggagttgtagtttttttttctgtgcacacGCAGTGATTATCGTTACACTCTGTTAAAATAatggaagaaaattaaaaaaggatcgcagttcaaattttttttttaattttttttttttaataaagactGGTAAAAGAAACGCTACGTGAGAGTTACTGAAGCTCGTGGAACAGAGGTTAGCGCTCAAGCTCCTCAAAGGTGAGTATGtcccagttttctatgatagGAAGCtcaacatctgtgttttttttttcttttactgttggtcggacaaaaaaagcaatttgtaCATGTTAACTTGGGCCTCAGAGAGTATTCATGAGcccttttcactatttttgacaatttatacactggaaaaaaatcaactattaaagaaaataattgtcagactTGTgcatgatgaaaatgaaatggttgCAGTCTTACAGTTCTCTTATgatggaataataataattagccttaagttttctttgtgttattgACTTGGCGCTTGATGAAACTTTATAAAAAACGAccacaataaaaattaaaacaacttaGTTCTTAATAGATTCTGACAGAGTGTGACTACAAGATTGGGGATGGAGGACCCGTCACAGGTGATATTGTACTTCGGTGGTGTGAATTTCTgacaaatttttaattaatcaaattatgtagacagAAATAATATGGAgggaacctggggcttttgTGGACCCTGGGCAGTAGCCCGCTTTGCCCAATTCATAACTCAGCCTTGCAAAGGTCATGTCTTCAtgtgtcttcttttgtctgaccaacagtccaaaacccaaagatatttaaattgcaatgacaaaatacagaaaaaaaagcatcaaatctcCCCCATTTTAAAGGCTGCAAACAAagaacatttttgcttgataaattattttaaatattaacgGGAACACTTTACGTCCCCCAGTTTAGTATTTATAACCAGTATACAAACATCAAATGCTTGAATATTTCTTATAAAGGTTTCACCAGATTGGTAactatcaaaattgttgaagaTTAATTTAGAAGGTTTTGTGAATATTTCTGTATAGAATATTTACCAAAAAATACTGCTAAacttttagtttatttttatttaaaatacattttgtctgCTTGGTCGAAACCATCAACTACTTATTGACTTTAGCAAAGTTGCTGTGTGTTCataaagttttcttttactCTTATATATTTCATCACTCCTtctaaaaatgcaaacacattcaaaaaggATGAAGAGGTGTATTAACAACAGATGGATACAACTAGttgtataaacaaaacaatcgTGTTCCAGATAAGATCCTTAACCATCCTTAAGCATTTGACTCCACTTCTGTTTGTTccattgggaaaaaaaaacaaacacataagaTATCCATTTGCAGATGTCCCAGAAATGACTCTACTCCCAGGCACGTTTCAGCCTCTAGCAGTGAGCAAAGACTGGACACGGTCTGCTCGATTGAGTGTCCATCGCACGGAGGTTGTATAATTCCACATCAGTCCACCTTTTGTTCTGCTTTAAGCTGCTGTAGTGCAGCAGCCGCTTCTTCTTTGACTTTGTAACCCAGCAGTTCTGTCTGAAGCTCCCCAGGCTTTGGTGGGATCTCTGGTATActctgaaaaaaacagcaagcaCTGTTAAgcacacactgaaaaactggGCTATTTGGTTGGGtggtgttgtatttttttagaatTCCCATGCATTATTGGTGAACTATTGATAATATGACataaatcaacatatttttcaGCAGCTACACTGAAATTTGAGCCCTCTCAAACACTAACAGTAATAATCTGTTTTTTGGAACTGATTCTGACACAGTAGTGCGAGATGGATTGAAGCAGATGGGTATGTACATCactggtgatgttttttttttttttttttgtagtgtccaaacttttcaaaaacatggaaatgatCATCATAATTATTTCAACACATCCTAATATTTTGCAGACTTGTTTATTGATTTCATCTACAGAGCAtctacagaaaacacagacagatcactgtggggaaaaaaaggtttattctGTCCCTCACCAGATCAGGTAGGTAGTACTGATGGACGACCTGTGCTCCTGCAAACATGGCCAGTACACTTGATCCAAACATCCTCAGGTACCTTGGCCAAGACACACCGGCTGGCATCTTCACAGACTTCCTCAagctggaaaaagagagaaagagatcgGGATACAAATCACAACTATATGCCAGAAAGGAGCATCTTTGTCTGCTcccctttttaatttgttgccAAGTAGAACATGTCAAATTCTTTACTTGCTGAATAAAAGTGTTATTATCTgctaaaactgtaaaataatgcCTCATATTCAGGACCATGCCTCATATCACTGGAAACTGAATTCAAGGATCCGGTATAAACAGCTACTGTAGGTGTAGGTCACCATAAGGGTTTTCTAGGTAAGTAAAGACCACTATTTTAATACCACATGTACAGTGTATGattgcaaacacatgcacagtggATCTATCCACTAACACCGAGGCTACTGACTGTTTGTTAGCCCTGTTGTAACAGATaccaaaaataacacacaattGTGACAGAGCAACAGATACATAAAGTGACACTGTTAAAATCTTACCttgtttatttcactgtcatttaaaTAAGTAGCCGCAAAATGAAGCTCTCACCATCTTTAACACAAGTGTCACCTAGGTCGTGCTGTTTAGCTAACACGGAGATGGTTTAGGAAATGAGGGCACTCACTCTGCCTCTATTTGCAGACACCACAAACGTTAAGATTTCATTTCCCTGCGCCCGCTCATGCATTTGTTGGCTTCGCTTTTGTGAATTTATTGGTAGAGGTGGATTGCGATCACGTTTTACGCttcaatgattaaaaaaagccCACTTGCTTTCTATCCCAATACGTTGAGTCTGCATCTAATATTAGTATTTTTtgtatcttatttgtttttattgaacagCTAACCTCGCTAGCTGCATATTGCGCGTCTTACATTGTTGTACTAGTTTAA from the Xiphias gladius isolate SHS-SW01 ecotype Sanya breed wild chromosome 8, ASM1685928v1, whole genome shotgun sequence genome contains:
- the c8h12orf73 gene encoding protein BRAWNIN → MPAGVSWPRYLRMFGSSVLAMFAGAQVVHQYYLPDLSIPEIPPKPGELQTELLGYKVKEEAAAALQQLKAEQKVD
- the si:dkey-42p14.3 gene encoding EF-hand calcium-binding domain-containing protein 10; amino-acid sequence: MATQREEDAADYLKKHKIIELMDYLTSMLFFHRPEKPREFLVEQLEQLKISQQSGVKGANLFNKSNLDAVFGILDPTNQKYITFAQYKHALTTLGIKDINECPDGVNEDRITHETFKTEAMQGLQRCSATYEQL